DNA from Daucus carota subsp. sativus chromosome 1, DH1 v3.0, whole genome shotgun sequence:
AAGGCGAGCAAGTAAAACCCTCCAAGATTTGCATACATACCCATCCAAGGCCTAGCCGTTCCTCGCGCTATTCCTCCAGAAACTGCTAATGGGAAATTCACCACTTCTATTAATGCCATGAGCATGATCATCTTCTTTACACTGCTTACAATTGCCTTGTTATTACTAAACAGAGGTCCCCATATGCCTCTTGATGCTACCATTACTGCAGCACCAAGACAGCCAGTGATGGAGCTCACAGCTATAGAAACACATGCTGACTGATAAGCAAGGCCAGGTTGATTGGCACCAAGCTCATTCGACACACGAATGGATGCAGATGTAGCTAGGGAGAGCATGACAGAGTAGATCAAGTAGTCGAAATTCAGGACAATTGCCAGCACACTAACTGCTTGCCTTGCATTCGGGAGCCATCCTGCCAACAAGACTAACAATTCATAGCACCACCACTCGAGACAAGTGGTTAAACAACATGGTCCGCAAAGCTTGAGCAGCCTAATCCAATCATCACTTCCTTGCTCGAACCATCCCCCTCCCTCCCACCTCCCTCCATTCTTAATCTCCAGCCTCAAAATATAAACCGTGAGCAGAACCACAACTATAAGATCAGAGATCCAAACAGCCATCGCGACTCCCTCTAGGCCCTTTGCTTTCATGAGCAATATGTTGATAGGCACATGAAGGGCCACAGCCACCGCGGAGCTCAACATAACTGGAACAGTCCGGTTTTGTGAGCTCAAATAGGCCTTTAGAGGGCACAAAAAAGAAGTGATCACCAAATCAGGCACTAGATAAACAAGATACCTCCTCGCGGTCAGGGCAATGTCTCTTTCTTGTCCGAAAAAAGTTAAGATTTTATCAACATTAATCCACAAAAAACACACGGGCAGGGTGGTTATCAGTAGCAAAAAAGTTGTCATGACAAGTGACTTACGAAGGAGTCTAAAGTTCTTAGCACCATAAGCCTGGCCACATATAGGTTCCATAGCATTCGACAGTCCATTTAATACCGAAAATCCAGTCACATTCGCAAAGGTGAAGCCAAGCGCCCCGCCAGCCAGCTGCAGCTCTCCAAGGCGTCCAAGAAATGCAGTAGTGATTGCCAACTTCAAGAACCATACCAGGTTCATAGCAATCAACGGTATTGCCAGGCCTCTCTGTTTTTTCATCTCCGAAACCGcgattttcatgaaatttccaGGCCATTTTTGAGCCATAGCTGGTGCAAAATCTTGGATTTTCTCCTCTGGATTGTCTTTAATTGTTGATATTGTTACTGCCATTTTAATGTGGGCTTTGTGTGATACAGGGGTGTTTcgtttgttttattttcttgttgaaATGTGGGAACTTTATACACTAACTAACAAGATAGGTAATGCATTGTGAGTGCATGTATTGTTTTTGGGAAATCGTTTAGCGTTGTAAAGCATGAAGAAAAAGAAGTTGCTTTTGTAACGGCCAGGGCCAATTAAAAGAAAGAGGCCAAAAAGGATATAAGATATGGTgcacatatttaatatatgatatgatGCAAGAATTTTAGGCAGATAGACGcctcatttataaatatatcttaatttttaggcgttttaaatatattatatataacaaatgaCGTGATATTTTAGTGCAAATTTcagaaatttaacatatataataataatgataagaGTCAAAATAATGAGATTAGTTATAATTATCCGTTGTAATTTTTTTCCTGATAAACTTTTAgatcatttataaattttaattttaatatattatcgcGAGTTTTAACAAAGAAAACTGCACAGAGAGGGAGTGAAGTCCCATCTTTTTAATAATAGAGTATCTTCTGGATATATGTACGTAGGATTTAGTGGTACCAAAATCCTATAGATGTATGAAATAAAATGAGAAAATCCAATAGATGCTTACATTTTGTTCCTTGAGATCAATGCTCTAAAATATGTTTAATACATACTCTATATCTCCTATGAAAACATGCCATGCACATgagcatctttttttttttcccacttCTTAATCTACTATTCTCCCTGAAAAAATACATTATCATTTACACATCACGTAATTGAACACTTTCGAGTATGAATTAACTGAAATTAAGTTATAATGTTAGCATTGAGTTCATGGAAATAATTCCTTTTATCTATATATCATAAATTGAACggataaagatttttttttcttctttttttcctgTTCACCGTGGAGTTGAATAccttgttataatattttaatatatatatatcaaatcaacaatagcaaatattaaacaaccgaaaaattaaaatcaaatcatgCACTGCATGGAGGTATGCATCATTCattttcctttattttctttatccAATTATTGATCCCAATCTGCGTTCCACTTGTTTCCCATTAATAAAGCCTCCGCGAGTGTATTCTCCTAGCAgcctaaaataaattattaatctaCCTATTTTCATTATAAATTTGGAGAAACATGTGGCTCACAATTTTACAGGGAGTTGGATGTTGATTTCGTAGTGGAAGCATAAGAAATTCAGCCAAAAATTTAGGGAAAGAAATGAAGGAATCCGTGGgactctaatatatatatataataaaagcaAATGGAGTAAAAAGGATGATGATATATTAGAGCAGTCCATTTCAGAAAGTTGCCAGATAAAAGTGAAACCCCTGTAATACACGGTCCAAATATAGTCCTACATGCATTTTATTCTATGACCATTTACTTGATTAAGGCCTGCACTGCACTTAGGccttgctcccgagtttttttaggagagaaagcaagtgaatgcaagtgaaagcaagtgtgctttcactttcatcccacttttggagtgaaagtttTGAAGTGAAACTATGCTATATTTGCACTCACTTTCACTcactttcatctttttaaaaaactcgggagcacacAAAGGAGTGAAAGTTAGATAACTTTACTTcctcttcacttgctttcctcccattttaaaactcgggagcaagGTGTTAGCATTGAAACCTTTTTGGCAGAAGAATGGTGCCGACATGTACAAGTTCCGGAACCCGGATTCACCTTAAACTACCGATTCTGAATGTCAAGTGACTGATGCACGGTTTGGTACATTATTGGCTTATTGCAAGAACAAgttgataaatttgaaattacttTATTAGTTAAAGGGTACtcccatatttttgaaaaaaaggtgTCTTTCAATTTTTGCGTGAAGCAGACATAAATTTCACTCTTTaaattcatcaaaatattatttttttatattataaatcaaaatatataaaaatattatttttattatattataactcaaaatatacaaatatcaaGAAGATTACTAAACaaatatctaatttttataACACTTTTTTTATCAGCATTTTTTCTATCGACACGATAATTTTAATGTATATTCCCCAACAGACCCGTAATTTAAcatactctctccgtttcaaaatatatgtctactttataaaaaaaattaaacatatcttcaatatattatatattatcgaaaataagaattatatatattactttacataacttaaatataaattgtactttatctattattattagtttgaataaatataatcctatttcttttaggattactaaataagaaaagaattgtatcatcgttagaattctataagaaatactattgtatcatctttagaatttaataagaaataccaaataagaaaagaactgtatcatctttagaattaaataagaaaagaattgtatcacttttagaattcttggacctgattttttgaattataattatattttctctccgaaattcaagaaaatttagaagactgaatcgaacaatcctagagacgcccgcattctcctttatatatatatattgattgatgtttcaaaatacttgtccacttcaacttacaatgtaaatttatatttctaaaatcaactctccttcacatgcttctaatttatatttctaagatcaaccatacaccacatattagtttcacttaattaataacttaatacatctttttttttaaatttatttttcttgaactatgtgatttttttgtaaGTGAAcctgtaatttgaaacggagggtgTATTTAACTTTGCTTTAAAACACATATCTAATCAAATTTTGTATAGATTAAACACtcgaaaataaatttgaaacatATTTTGAGTCCCCCGCATTCTTGACATttcttaaatcaaatttggGATCGGGTTATTATCACTCTGAAATCAGTCATTTATTTAGATTGTAAAGATTTAGTTTGGATCATGTGACCCAGACCCCGCATTGTTTTATGATTTTGGGTATAATAATTAGTGAGACAAAATTCATTGGTGGTACTGTACTAGATTTCCACTACATTGTATAAAACAAATCATTTGCTCACACTCCTGTTTTGCTTATTAGATTTCCACCATCCTCTTGTGCTT
Protein-coding regions in this window:
- the LOC108192649 gene encoding protein DETOXIFICATION 56, which encodes MAVTISTIKDNPEEKIQDFAPAMAQKWPGNFMKIAVSEMKKQRGLAIPLIAMNLVWFLKLAITTAFLGRLGELQLAGGALGFTFANVTGFSVLNGLSNAMEPICGQAYGAKNFRLLRKSLVMTTFLLLITTLPVCFLWINVDKILTFFGQERDIALTARRYLVYLVPDLVITSFLCPLKAYLSSQNRTVPVMLSSAVAVALHVPINILLMKAKGLEGVAMAVWISDLIVVVLLTVYILRLEIKNGGRWEGGGWFEQGSDDWIRLLKLCGPCCLTTCLEWWCYELLVLLAGWLPNARQAVSVLAIVLNFDYLIYSVMLSLATSASIRVSNELGANQPGLAYQSACVSIAVSSITGCLGAAVMVASRGIWGPLFSNNKAIVSSVKKMIMLMALIEVVNFPLAVSGGIARGTARPWMGMYANLGGFYLLALPLSWALAFKFHLGLGGLLAGFFVGMVGCLIILLVFVARIDWVEEAGNAQLRASHLEDDQEPVSKDGKQSLQTPIDAVI